From Triticum aestivum cultivar Chinese Spring chromosome 4A, IWGSC CS RefSeq v2.1, whole genome shotgun sequence, a single genomic window includes:
- the LOC123086546 gene encoding probable ubiquitin-like-specific protease 2B, which produces MPRRSQSSAPIDLDEEDECKTKRSRASIRPAPKVPGSSNRIASSRRDKENQDKLDTRIFDLYMENLWKRTDEDQKNACAYLDPLWFNSYVNGDKEQKSRILRWTKKLKIFSRKYVFVPIVRWGHWNLLVLCHFDETDCSDAKKGPRMLLLDSLNTTDPKRLAPEIRGFIRGIYEIEEREESVHFIKKIRLEFPKVPQQNGEECGIYVLYFIHCFLQNGKLAEVLRNKTLEEDFSQLFDDGTFDPEELENFRKDVHAFQVERSTETGQ; this is translated from the exons ATGCCCCGCCGCAGCCAGAGCAGTGCCCCCATCGACCTCGACGAAGAGGATG AGTGCAAGACCAAGCGCTCTCGAGCGAGTATAAGGCCAGCACCGAAGGTGCCTGGGAGCTCAAATCGCATTGCAAGTAGCAGAAGGGACAAGGAAAATCAAGACAAACTGGATACCCGTATCTTCGATTTATACATGGA GAACCTTTGGAAGCGTACAGATGAAGATCAGAAGAATGCTTGCGCATATTTGGATCCATTATGGTTTAACAGTTACGTTAATGGGGACAAAGAACAGAAATCAAGAATTCTTAGATGGACAAAGAAATTGAAAATATTTTCAAGAAAATATGTGTTTGTCCCTATTGTTCGTTG GGGACATTGGAACCTCCTTGTCCTATGCCACTTTGACGAGACAGACTGCTCAGATGCAAAAAAAGGACCGCGAATGCTGCTGCTGGATTCACTTAACACAACAGATCCGAAGAGGTTGGCACCTGAAATAAGAGG ATTCATTCGTGGTATTTATGAAATCGAAGAGCGGGAAGAAAGTGTGCACTTCATAAAAAAAATCCGTCTTGAGTTTCCTAAG GTGCCACAGCAAAATGGGGAGGAATGTGGTATATATGTTCTTTACTTCATCCACTGTTTTCTTCAAAACGGAAAATTGGCAGAAGTTCTTCGGAATAAAACACTGGAAGAAGATTTCAGCCAGCTG TTTGATGATGGCACCTTTGATCCAGAGGAACTAGAGAACTTCCGCAAGGATGTTCATGCATTCCAAGT GGAAAGGAGTACCGAAACTGGACAGTAG